One stretch of Siphonobacter curvatus DNA includes these proteins:
- a CDS encoding zinc-dependent alcohol dehydrogenase gives MRALCYNGIRDLRVENVPDPGIINPHDAIIRVTLSSVCGSDLHLINGYVPTVQSGDILGHEFIGEVVETGPQVKKLKKGDRVVVASVIACGECQHCQEQSFSLCDNTNPNAYIAEKMFGDSGAAIFGYSHAFGGYAGSHAEYIRVPFAEKGCFVIPEGIADDSAVFCSDAFPTGFMAADMADIKPGQVVAVWGCGGVGQMAIQSARLLGAERVIAIDGHEERLRTAQMIGGATDILNYKKVNIQDALKELTGGRGPDVCIDAVGMEAFGEGIGYYYDRAKQYVRLENDRPVVLREAIMACRKGGTVSIVGVYSGFADKIPMGAAMNKALTFKMGQMHAQRYIPRLLEYVRDGKVDPSYLITHRVGLEQGQQAYDLFYESRDHCMRAVFVP, from the coding sequence ATGAGAGCCCTGTGTTATAATGGAATCCGCGATCTGCGGGTCGAGAACGTCCCCGATCCAGGGATCATCAATCCCCACGACGCCATTATTCGCGTTACCCTGTCGTCCGTATGTGGCTCCGATCTGCATTTAATTAACGGCTACGTTCCCACGGTTCAGTCGGGCGATATTTTGGGTCATGAGTTCATCGGTGAAGTGGTGGAAACGGGTCCACAAGTTAAGAAACTTAAAAAAGGTGACCGTGTAGTCGTCGCTTCAGTGATTGCCTGTGGGGAATGTCAGCATTGCCAAGAACAGTCGTTTTCGCTTTGTGACAACACCAATCCGAATGCGTACATAGCCGAAAAAATGTTCGGTGATTCCGGGGCTGCCATCTTCGGATACTCGCATGCCTTTGGCGGATACGCGGGGAGTCATGCCGAATACATTCGGGTACCTTTTGCCGAAAAAGGCTGTTTCGTAATCCCTGAAGGCATCGCCGATGATTCAGCCGTATTCTGTTCGGATGCCTTTCCCACGGGATTCATGGCGGCGGATATGGCCGATATTAAACCCGGTCAGGTGGTTGCCGTTTGGGGTTGCGGTGGGGTAGGACAGATGGCCATCCAGAGTGCTCGTCTGCTCGGAGCCGAACGAGTCATTGCGATTGACGGTCACGAAGAACGCCTCCGAACCGCTCAAATGATCGGGGGAGCTACCGATATTTTGAATTACAAAAAAGTAAATATTCAGGATGCCCTCAAAGAGCTGACCGGTGGCCGTGGCCCCGACGTCTGTATTGATGCCGTAGGTATGGAAGCTTTCGGCGAGGGAATTGGCTACTACTACGATCGGGCCAAACAATATGTACGCCTGGAAAACGACCGTCCGGTGGTGCTACGGGAAGCCATTATGGCCTGCCGCAAAGGAGGTACCGTTTCCATCGTGGGTGTCTATAGCGGCTTTGCCGACAAAATCCCGATGGGAGCAGCCATGAATAAGGCTCTGACATTTAAGATGGGGCAGATGCACGCTCAAAGATATATTCCGCGACTGCTCGAATACGTACGGGATGGCAAGGTAGACCCTTCGTACCTAATTACGCACCGGGTGGGGCTGGAACAGGGACAGCAGGCCTATGACCTGTTCTACGAGAGCCGTGACCACTGTATGCGAGCCGTTTTTGTTCCCTAA
- a CDS encoding SRPBCC family protein: MVFQRKYSVEETINPQPSGSGQVNIGSTERMISAFSGALLTFYAIRRPVKHWALLSAGGYMLYRGLSGYCPMNQAVGRNTSDKEIESLQISRTVTVNRPRSKVYAFWRQLDNLPRFMQHLASVTPLDTKRSHWVAAVPKGLGTIEWDAEILEEVENERLVWRSVAEATVDNAGEVYFKDAPGGQGTEIHAIIRYQAPAGYAGQALASLFNPAFGQMVKEDLRRFKNLLETGELPVSEAQYSGQRVSDKTEPSKKQEIYESPVL; encoded by the coding sequence ATGGTATTTCAACGAAAGTATTCCGTTGAGGAAACGATTAATCCTCAGCCTAGCGGATCAGGTCAGGTCAATATTGGCTCTACCGAACGTATGATCTCTGCCTTTAGTGGAGCTCTTTTGACCTTCTACGCCATTCGTCGTCCGGTCAAACACTGGGCTTTGCTATCGGCGGGTGGCTATATGCTGTATCGCGGCCTTTCGGGCTATTGTCCCATGAATCAGGCCGTGGGCCGTAATACGTCTGATAAGGAAATTGAGTCACTGCAAATCAGCCGTACGGTAACCGTAAACCGACCCCGCTCGAAGGTATACGCTTTCTGGCGACAACTGGATAATCTACCCCGATTTATGCAGCACCTAGCGAGTGTAACACCGCTTGATACCAAGCGTTCTCACTGGGTAGCAGCGGTTCCCAAAGGTTTAGGTACCATCGAGTGGGATGCTGAAATACTGGAAGAAGTGGAAAATGAACGACTGGTCTGGCGTTCGGTAGCGGAAGCCACCGTCGATAATGCGGGAGAGGTCTACTTTAAAGATGCCCCCGGCGGGCAAGGTACTGAAATTCACGCCATCATTCGGTATCAGGCACCAGCGGGTTACGCCGGACAAGCCTTGGCTTCGCTGTTCAATCCTGCGTTTGGTCAGATGGTCAAAGAAGACCTGCGTCGCTTTAAAAATTTGCTTGAAACGGGCGAATTGCCGGTGAGTGAAGCCCAGTATTCCGGCCAACGTGTATCCGATAAAACCGAACCATCTAAAAAGCAAGAAATCTATGAGAGCCCTGTGTTATAA
- a CDS encoding glycosyltransferase has product MRPLNILIWHIHGSYLTGITQTEHNWYVPTKVGSPEGYAGRGKDSTMPGYVREVPAEEVRHLPLDLIIFQTPQNYQHDQYEILTETQRQLPRIYLEHNAPEPHPVFSKHPVNDPNVLVVHVTHFNRLMWDCGRTRTRVVEHNVAIDPDLRYSGHLSQGITVLNEFKRRGRMVGFDLYEQARQRVPLTTVGMKSDEIGGLGEIHYRYLHQRVAEYRFLFSPMRYTSLPLAVVEALTIGMPVVALATTEIPTVIEDGVQGFISNDPEVLIERMQFLIDHPEEAQRMGANARKLAQDRFGKERFVRDWNAVFAEVVGRPVMMF; this is encoded by the coding sequence ATGCGACCGTTAAACATTTTAATTTGGCACATTCACGGCAGCTATTTAACCGGTATTACGCAGACAGAACATAACTGGTACGTTCCAACAAAAGTCGGTTCCCCAGAAGGGTACGCAGGCCGGGGAAAGGATTCTACGATGCCGGGTTACGTCCGGGAAGTTCCCGCCGAGGAAGTACGCCACCTTCCCCTCGATCTGATTATTTTTCAGACACCTCAGAATTATCAGCACGATCAGTACGAAATCCTGACGGAAACCCAGCGGCAATTACCCCGCATTTATCTGGAGCACAATGCTCCCGAGCCCCATCCGGTCTTTTCAAAACATCCCGTGAACGATCCGAATGTGCTAGTAGTACACGTCACGCATTTCAATCGTCTGATGTGGGATTGCGGCAGAACACGCACGCGGGTCGTTGAACACAACGTTGCCATTGACCCCGACCTTCGGTATTCCGGCCATCTTTCGCAGGGAATTACCGTACTCAACGAATTCAAACGACGCGGGCGAATGGTGGGTTTTGACCTGTACGAACAGGCCCGGCAACGCGTCCCACTGACGACCGTCGGGATGAAGTCCGATGAAATCGGCGGTCTCGGTGAAATTCATTACCGCTACCTGCACCAGCGGGTGGCGGAATACCGATTTCTGTTTAGTCCCATGCGGTATACGAGTCTGCCGCTGGCGGTGGTCGAGGCCCTGACCATTGGGATGCCCGTGGTAGCTCTGGCCACTACCGAGATTCCTACGGTGATTGAAGATGGTGTTCAAGGCTTTATTTCCAACGACCCCGAGGTTTTGATTGAACGCATGCAGTTTCTGATCGATCATCCGGAAGAAGCCCAACGCATGGGAGCCAATGCCCGAAAACTGGCTCAGGACCGTTTTGGCAAAGAACGATTTGTTCGGGACTGGAATGCGGTATTTGCCGAGGTAGTCGGTAGACCGGTGATGATGTTTTGA
- a CDS encoding glycosyltransferase family 9 protein produces MDKLTSTLGHTPERIAVFRALKVGDLLCAVPAFRALRRAFPNAQISLISLPWAEEFVRRYAAYFDEFIPFPGYPGLPEQPLDASRTVAFLQEMQGRNFDVVLQMQGNGTIVNAMVLLLGAKATAGYYPTQHAEQFCPDEQLFMSYPQDEHEVKRHVRLMEFLGIPTQGFSLEFPLTEADAQRAEALSAWPEITQQPFVCIHPGGISARRWPASHFAKVADALVAQGYTVVLTGTQPEQQTVEEVRQQMLYPAISVAGATDLGSLGWILRQSSLLLSNDTGVAHLAVALQVPSVVIYTTSRPEEWGGLNAERHRPIREAQATDPERVIEEAMKLLAYQGCKV; encoded by the coding sequence ATGGACAAACTTACTTCTACGTTAGGACATACGCCGGAACGCATTGCCGTGTTTCGAGCCCTGAAAGTCGGCGACCTGCTTTGTGCCGTACCCGCCTTTCGGGCCCTGCGGCGGGCTTTCCCAAACGCTCAGATCAGTTTAATCAGCTTGCCTTGGGCCGAAGAATTTGTGCGAAGGTACGCTGCGTATTTCGATGAATTCATTCCCTTCCCGGGTTATCCTGGTTTGCCTGAACAACCCCTGGACGCTTCGCGTACCGTAGCTTTTTTACAGGAAATGCAGGGTCGAAACTTCGATGTCGTTCTGCAAATGCAGGGCAACGGTACGATTGTCAATGCCATGGTACTGTTGCTGGGAGCGAAAGCCACGGCGGGGTATTATCCGACGCAACACGCCGAGCAATTTTGTCCGGACGAACAATTGTTTATGTCGTATCCGCAGGACGAACACGAGGTAAAGCGGCACGTACGATTGATGGAATTTCTCGGTATACCGACGCAGGGTTTCTCATTGGAATTTCCGCTGACCGAAGCCGATGCCCAGCGGGCGGAAGCTCTGTCCGCATGGCCTGAAATAACTCAGCAACCATTCGTTTGTATTCACCCCGGCGGTATATCCGCTCGCCGTTGGCCCGCTTCACATTTTGCTAAAGTCGCCGATGCACTGGTAGCTCAAGGCTATACGGTAGTGCTGACGGGTACGCAGCCTGAACAACAAACGGTGGAGGAGGTTCGTCAGCAAATGCTTTATCCGGCTATATCCGTGGCGGGGGCCACGGATTTGGGGAGTCTTGGTTGGATCCTGCGGCAATCGTCGCTGTTGTTGAGTAACGATACGGGAGTAGCTCACCTGGCGGTTGCCTTGCAGGTACCCAGCGTAGTGATCTACACGACGTCCCGCCCCGAAGAATGGGGGGGCCTGAATGCAGAACGGCACCGGCCTATACGCGAAGCCCAGGCAACCGACCCCGAGCGAGTCATCGAAGAGGCTATGAAGCTGTTGGCGTATCAGGGGTGTAAGGTTTGA